In Chiloscyllium punctatum isolate Juve2018m chromosome 10, sChiPun1.3, whole genome shotgun sequence, a single window of DNA contains:
- the LOC140481966 gene encoding ADP-ribosylation factor-like protein 4C translates to MGNSFSNVSAFQSLHIVMLGLDSAGKTTVLYRLKFNEFVNTVPTIGFNTEKIRLGNGTTKGISCHFWDVGGQEKLRPLWKSYSRCTDGIIYVVDSVDVDRLEEAKTELHKITRISENQGTPLLVIANKQDLPKSLPVGDIERQLALQELCPSTPWHVQPACAIIGEGLPEGMDKLYEMIVKRRKALRQKKKR, encoded by the coding sequence ATGGGCAATAGTTTCTCCAACGTGTCGGCGTTTCAGTCCCTGCACATTGTCATGTTGGGGCTGGACTCGGCGGGCAAGACCACCGTCCTGTACCGGCTCAAGTTCAACGAGTTCGTCAACACGGTGCCCACCATCGGCTTCAACACCGAGAAGATCAGGCTCGGCAACGGCACCACCAAGGGCATCAGCTGCCACTTCTGGGACGTGGGCGGCCAGGAGAAGCTGAGGCCGCTCTGGAAGTCGTACAGCCGCTGCACCGACGGCATCATCTACGTGGTGGACTCGGTGGACGTGGACCGCCTGGAGGAAGCCAAGACCGAGCTGCACAAGATCACCAGGATCTCGGAGAACCAGGGCACCCCTCTGCTGGTCATCGCCAACAAGCAGGACCTGCCCAAGTCCCTGCCGGTGGGCGACATCGAGAGGCAACTGGCGCTGCAGGAGCTCTGCCCCTCCACCCCTTGGCATGTGCAGCCCGCCTGTGCCATCATTGGAGAAGGGCTGCCCGAGGGCATGGACAAACTCTACGAGATGATTGTGAAACGGAGGAAAGCCCTGAGACAGAAGAAGAAACGCTGA